One region of Spiroplasma culicicola AES-1 genomic DNA includes:
- the rsgA gene encoding ribosome small subunit-dependent GTPase A, with amino-acid sequence MKKGIILKIVSEYSYVLFQEQIYECKAQGKIRHKNQAPATGDYVNFEIIDEKNFKGSIVSIEERQNELYRPRIVNIDQVVIITSVKEPDLNTFTLNKYLAFVEYLKLKPLLAFTKVDLLTAKDKTIEIVKQYEKVGYEIFLINNMIETDKEWMKFIKKLQTGVSVFTGQTGAGKSTTLNHIIPTAFERTQEISKALNRGKHTTTKNELFRYENGLIGDTPGFSSFELKDIDKNQLAHSFKFFESKINECKFNNCVHTPESKGCAILLAVETKEFPQFIYDDYLKMLHELEDQERRKKY; translated from the coding sequence ATGAAAAAAGGTATTATTTTAAAAATTGTTAGTGAATATTCATATGTTTTGTTTCAAGAACAAATTTATGAATGCAAAGCACAAGGAAAAATTAGGCACAAAAATCAAGCACCTGCAACTGGAGATTATGTAAATTTTGAAATTATTGATGAAAAGAATTTTAAAGGAAGTATTGTTTCAATCGAAGAACGTCAAAATGAATTGTATCGCCCAAGAATTGTCAATATTGATCAAGTAGTTATTATCACTTCTGTTAAAGAACCTGATTTAAATACTTTTACATTAAATAAATATCTAGCTTTTGTTGAATATTTAAAATTAAAGCCTTTACTAGCTTTTACAAAAGTGGATTTATTAACAGCAAAAGATAAAACTATTGAAATTGTAAAACAATATGAAAAAGTTGGGTATGAAATTTTTTTAATCAATAACATGATTGAAACAGATAAAGAATGAATGAAGTTTATTAAGAAACTTCAAACTGGAGTTTCTGTTTTTACAGGTCAAACTGGAGCTGGAAAATCAACAACTTTAAATCATATTATTCCAACAGCTTTTGAAAGAACTCAAGAAATTTCAAAGGCTTTAAATCGTGGAAAACACACAACAACTAAAAATGAATTATTTAGATATGAAAATGGATTAATTGGAGATACTCCTGGATTTTCTTCATTTGAATTAAAAGATATTGATAAAAATCAATTAGCACATAGTTTTAAATTCTTTGAATCAAAAATAAATGAATGTAAATTTAACAATTGTGTTCATACACCAGAAAGTAAAGGCTGTGCAATTCTTCTTGCTGTTGAAACTAAAGAATTTCCTCAATTTATTTATGATGACTATTTAAAAATGTTGCATGAATTAGAAGATCAAGAAAGAAGGAAAAAATACTAA
- a CDS encoding ribulose-phosphate 3-epimerase has product MEKFIVAPSILTANFVNLKNDLDILKDANIKWIHYDVMDYNFVPNLSFGPKILKDITDNYDFKIDAHLMVKINNLSVEEYLKPFIEAKVAQITLHFEAIDEEQFVQFKEVCQKNNIICSLAINPDTSIEAIQDKLKDLQNVLVMTVYPGFGGQSYIPEAGEKIKQLVEIREAKNLDYSIEVDGGINDATYRLVQNHGVDMIVAGSYLVGVDAELVKERVFKLENKILDCCLPK; this is encoded by the coding sequence ATGGAAAAGTTTATTGTTGCTCCAAGTATATTAACTGCAAATTTTGTTAATTTAAAAAATGATTTAGATATTTTAAAAGATGCCAATATTAAGTGAATTCATTATGATGTTATGGATTATAATTTTGTACCAAATCTTAGTTTTGGTCCAAAAATTTTAAAAGATATTACAGATAATTATGATTTTAAAATTGATGCTCATTTAATGGTTAAAATTAATAATTTGTCTGTTGAAGAATATTTAAAACCTTTTATTGAAGCAAAAGTTGCTCAAATAACTTTACATTTTGAAGCAATCGATGAAGAACAATTTGTGCAATTTAAAGAAGTTTGTCAAAAAAATAATATAATTTGTTCTTTAGCAATTAATCCTGATACTTCAATTGAAGCAATTCAAGATAAATTAAAAGATCTTCAAAATGTTCTTGTAATGACAGTGTATCCTGGATTTGGGGGTCAAAGTTATATTCCTGAAGCTGGAGAAAAAATTAAACAATTAGTTGAAATTAGAGAAGCAAAAAACTTAGATTATTCAATTGAAGTTGATGGGGGCATAAATGATGCTACATATCGTTTAGTTCAAAATCATGGTGTTGATATGATTGTTGCTGGAAGTTATCTAGTGGGTGTTGATGCAGAATTGGTCAAGGAAAGGGTGTTTAAACTTGAAAACAAAATTCTTGATTGTTGCTTGCCAAAATAA
- a CDS encoding PP2C family protein-serine/threonine phosphatase, whose translation MKFKHTLLTDIGNYRKANQDYLDFATNKAGDAFGIVCDGMGGHAHGEVASKIAVEKFMELFKATTFEGLNQKAINRWLRNCVSEVLNEMVDHSHEHLETLDMGTTLTAILFTQGAAFVINIGDSRTYKVVNNKLFQISQDQNLWNSTPEAERKDIQMSGMYERANEVTFWKVLTSALGPQKTLRIDTYYIESPAGIYILTTDGVHDYIDEDVTAATLVNPKMKLKEKAHMIVEDAKDNVSTDNLSILIIEAE comes from the coding sequence ATGAAATTTAAACACACATTACTAACAGATATTGGAAATTATCGTAAGGCCAATCAAGATTATTTAGACTTTGCAACTAACAAAGCAGGAGACGCTTTTGGAATTGTTTGTGATGGAATGGGTGGTCATGCTCATGGAGAAGTGGCATCAAAAATAGCTGTTGAAAAATTTATGGAACTATTTAAAGCAACTACTTTTGAAGGTTTAAATCAAAAAGCAATTAATAGATGATTGCGCAATTGTGTTAGTGAAGTTTTAAATGAAATGGTGGATCATTCACATGAACATTTAGAAACTTTAGATATGGGAACAACTTTAACTGCAATCTTATTTACACAAGGAGCTGCTTTTGTAATTAATATTGGAGATTCAAGAACTTATAAAGTTGTTAACAATAAATTATTTCAAATTTCTCAAGATCAAAACTTGTGAAATTCAACTCCAGAGGCTGAAAGAAAAGATATTCAAATGTCTGGAATGTATGAACGTGCTAATGAAGTTACTTTTTGAAAGGTTTTAACAAGTGCACTTGGGCCTCAAAAAACCTTAAGAATTGATACTTATTACATTGAAAGTCCAGCTGGAATTTATATTTTAACAACAGATGGAGTTCACGATTATATTGATGAAGATGTAACAGCTGCAACTCTAGTTAATCCAAAAATGAAATTAAAAGAAAAAGCACATATGATTGTTGAAGATGCAAAAGATAATGTCTCAACAGATAATTTATCAATTTTAATTATTGAAGCAGAGTAA
- the rlmN gene encoding 23S rRNA (adenine(2503)-C(2))-methyltransferase RlmN, with product MEKNSIFKYTIEDLENILSENGFNKFAAKQIYDWIYVKLENDFNNMTNLSKGLREFLIENYTAQPLKDLVVKESTDGTIKILFMLDDKRTIETVLMPQKYGQSVCVTTQVGCKMACKFCASGLIKTERNLETDEIVRQIFTMNKLLKDKYSYDPENPRARVSHIVVMGIGEPMDNFDNVMKFVNIVNDQKGFQIGARHITISTCGVVPKIKQFADLKTQVNLAISLHAPNNEVRNQMMPINRAFPIEKLIDSVKYYIEVTNRRITFEYILIDNVNDLPEHALELSKLIRGINGYVNLIPYNEVEENPYKQSTKIEQFFKILKKQGINAIVRKEFGADIDAACGQLRAKREGVIGNEI from the coding sequence ATGGAAAAAAACAGTATATTTAAATACACAATTGAAGACCTTGAAAATATTTTAAGTGAAAATGGATTTAATAAATTTGCTGCAAAACAAATTTATGATTGAATTTATGTAAAACTTGAAAATGATTTTAATAATATGACAAATTTGAGTAAAGGATTAAGAGAATTTTTAATTGAAAACTACACAGCACAGCCATTAAAAGATTTAGTTGTCAAAGAGTCAACTGATGGAACAATTAAAATTTTATTCATGTTAGATGATAAAAGAACAATTGAAACAGTTTTAATGCCTCAAAAATATGGACAATCTGTATGTGTAACAACACAAGTTGGATGTAAAATGGCATGTAAGTTTTGTGCTTCAGGTTTAATTAAAACTGAAAGAAATTTAGAAACAGATGAAATTGTAAGACAAATTTTTACAATGAATAAATTATTAAAAGATAAATATAGCTATGATCCAGAAAATCCAAGAGCAAGAGTAAGCCACATTGTTGTTATGGGAATTGGTGAACCAATGGATAACTTTGATAATGTAATGAAGTTTGTGAATATTGTAAATGATCAAAAAGGATTTCAAATTGGAGCACGTCACATTACAATCTCAACTTGTGGTGTTGTACCAAAAATTAAACAATTTGCAGATTTAAAAACACAAGTTAACCTTGCGATTTCACTACATGCTCCAAATAATGAAGTTAGAAATCAAATGATGCCAATCAATAGAGCATTTCCAATTGAAAAATTAATTGATTCAGTTAAATACTATATTGAAGTAACAAATCGTCGTATTACTTTTGAATATATTTTGATTGATAATGTTAATGATTTGCCAGAGCATGCTTTAGAACTTTCTAAATTAATTAGGGGAATTAATGGATATGTCAACTTGATTCCATACAATGAAGTTGAAGAAAATCCTTATAAACAATCAACTAAGATTGAACAGTTTTTTAAAATTTTAAAAAAACAAGGTATTAATGCTATAGTAAGAAAAGAATTTGGTGCAGATATTGATGCTGCATGTGGACAATTAAGAGCAAAAAGAGAAGGTGTCATTGGAAATGAAATTTAA
- a CDS encoding serine/threonine-protein kinase, producing MNKYEPGAIIQERYEIISAIGKGGMASVFKAHDIITDQIVAIKVASPEILLKQTGQERFEIENEAFAKLGENPHVIKLHDVIQQGSEWLIILECVEGGTLKDRFQEFGAMTLKEIKYYFSNLCDALQAAHDLKIVHRDVKPENVLLTLSGEVKLGDFGISVMEGYDSEAKKAIGTPRYMPPEIIESKLATPRSDIYSLGIMMYEFATGTAPFIASDGKKVAAKQVKEKPTSPRLINPMIPQSLENIILKMIEKNPENRYASMNEIRRDLMNVKITDSPKPYNYHLKVNYGAEHEKQVFKIGSTYEKLPAIARSKYVITFSILLLLLVITFFAALIFI from the coding sequence ATGAATAAATATGAACCAGGTGCAATAATTCAAGAACGTTACGAAATTATTTCTGCTATCGGAAAAGGTGGAATGGCTTCGGTTTTTAAGGCGCACGATATTATTACAGACCAAATTGTGGCTATTAAAGTGGCTTCCCCTGAAATTTTACTTAAACAAACTGGTCAAGAAAGATTTGAAATTGAAAATGAAGCTTTTGCAAAATTAGGAGAAAATCCCCATGTTATTAAGCTACATGATGTTATTCAACAAGGGTCAGAATGATTAATTATTTTAGAGTGTGTTGAAGGAGGAACTTTAAAAGATAGGTTCCAAGAATTTGGTGCAATGACTTTAAAAGAAATTAAATATTACTTTTCAAATTTATGTGATGCTTTACAAGCAGCACATGATTTAAAAATTGTTCACAGGGATGTTAAACCAGAAAATGTTTTATTAACTTTAAGTGGAGAAGTAAAATTAGGAGATTTTGGTATCTCTGTTATGGAAGGTTATGATTCTGAAGCAAAAAAAGCAATTGGAACACCACGTTATATGCCCCCAGAAATAATTGAATCAAAGCTAGCAACTCCAAGAAGTGATATTTATTCATTGGGAATCATGATGTATGAATTTGCAACTGGAACAGCGCCGTTTATTGCAAGTGATGGTAAAAAAGTGGCTGCAAAACAGGTTAAAGAAAAGCCAACTTCACCAAGATTAATCAACCCAATGATTCCTCAAAGTTTAGAAAATATAATTCTAAAAATGATTGAAAAAAACCCAGAAAATCGTTATGCTTCGATGAATGAAATCAGAAGAGATTTAATGAATGTCAAAATTACAGATTCACCAAAACCATATAATTACCATTTAAAAGTAAATTATGGTGCAGAACATGAAAAACAGGTATTTAAAATTGGATCAACTTATGAAAAACTTCCTGCAATTGCAAGAAGTAAATATGTAATCACATTTTCAATTTTGCTTTTATTGTTAGTTATTACTTTCTTTGCTGCCTTAATATTTATTTAA
- a CDS encoding DAK2 domain-containing protein: MKEVQILKGMITSGVNNLYNNYPHIDKLNVFPVPDGDTGTNMNLTCTNGYSEIENEDFDSIGSLMTKFARGLVMGARGNSGVIFSQIIKGFANGMKDQETLNLATWKAAFAQAKEVAYAAVMKPVEGTILTVIRQTSEYVNSIESEMDTEAFWNSVIEAANVSLDNTPELLPPLKEVGVVDSGGFGLVKFLEGIQHFAINLKPIEKLKKLEENTGGNIEMAIEDEFGYCTEAIVLLNDDLIGKLKVETVRTTFEQYGNTSIVAVMDNDILKVHTHALMPGQILTYLQQFGEFKTIKVENMTLQAERHVSDTTGETGSGAKEAAQKQRTLSNDVATIAVVRSRGMVNYFKDELNVDYVIDGGPKMNPSTNDFLQAIEAVNAKTVYVFPNDGNVLLAAKQAKDLEKMSKVIVLETKTIPQGITGYLNLDPEESTKKNESNIAKAIKSVTSVSINKAARDATIDGVKIVEGQYMMIVDKKVTIATNSLTEIFSRSLAKFITSKTEIITVFTGADASFKDINDLRKYLDENHDVEYEVVDGGQEVYSFIMGIE, from the coding sequence ATGAAAGAAGTGCAAATTTTAAAAGGCATGATTACTAGTGGGGTTAACAATTTATATAATAATTACCCACATATAGATAAATTAAATGTTTTCCCTGTACCTGATGGAGATACAGGAACAAACATGAATTTGACATGCACAAACGGTTATTCAGAAATTGAAAATGAAGACTTTGATAGTATCGGATCATTAATGACTAAGTTTGCAAGAGGACTTGTAATGGGTGCTCGTGGAAATTCAGGAGTTATTTTTTCTCAAATTATAAAAGGTTTTGCAAATGGAATGAAAGACCAAGAAACATTGAATTTAGCAACTTGAAAGGCTGCTTTTGCACAAGCAAAAGAAGTTGCTTATGCAGCTGTTATGAAACCAGTTGAAGGAACAATCTTAACAGTTATTCGCCAAACTAGCGAATATGTAAATTCAATTGAATCAGAAATGGATACTGAAGCATTTTGAAATTCAGTAATTGAAGCTGCTAATGTTTCTTTAGATAATACACCTGAACTTTTACCCCCATTAAAAGAGGTTGGAGTTGTTGATAGTGGTGGATTTGGTCTTGTTAAATTCCTTGAAGGAATCCAACATTTTGCAATAAATTTAAAACCAATTGAAAAACTTAAAAAATTAGAGGAAAACACTGGTGGAAACATAGAAATGGCAATTGAAGATGAATTTGGATATTGTACAGAAGCTATTGTTCTCCTAAATGATGATTTGATAGGGAAATTAAAAGTTGAAACAGTTAGAACAACTTTTGAACAATATGGAAATACATCAATCGTAGCTGTAATGGATAATGACATTTTAAAAGTGCATACACATGCATTAATGCCAGGGCAAATCCTAACTTATTTACAACAATTTGGTGAATTTAAAACAATTAAAGTTGAGAACATGACTTTACAAGCAGAAAGACATGTTAGCGATACAACTGGTGAAACAGGAAGTGGAGCAAAAGAAGCTGCACAAAAACAAAGAACATTATCAAATGATGTTGCAACAATTGCTGTTGTAAGATCAAGAGGTATGGTAAATTACTTTAAAGACGAATTAAATGTTGATTATGTAATTGATGGGGGTCCAAAAATGAACCCATCAACAAATGACTTTTTACAAGCAATCGAAGCTGTTAATGCAAAAACTGTATATGTATTTCCAAATGATGGAAATGTATTATTAGCTGCAAAACAAGCAAAAGATTTAGAAAAAATGTCAAAAGTTATTGTTTTAGAAACTAAAACAATTCCTCAAGGAATTACAGGTTATTTAAACCTTGATCCAGAAGAATCAACTAAGAAAAACGAATCAAATATTGCAAAAGCAATTAAATCAGTTACTTCAGTATCAATTAATAAAGCTGCACGTGATGCAACAATTGATGGAGTAAAAATTGTTGAAGGACAATACATGATGATTGTTGATAAAAAAGTGACAATTGCTACAAATTCTTTAACAGAAATCTTTTCAAGATCTTTAGCAAAATTCATTACATCAAAAACAGAAATTATCACAGTATTTACTGGAGCTGATGCTTCATTTAAAGATATCAATGACTTACGTAAATATTTAGATGAAAATCATGACGTTGAATATGAAGTTGTTGATGGTGGACAAGAAGTTTACTCATTCATTATGGGTATTGAATAA
- a CDS encoding thiamine diphosphokinase, whose protein sequence is MKTKFLIVACQNNLNFDYYKDYFIIGVERGCLDLIDKNITIDLALADFDHVIAEELELIKSKAKETIVLNPEKDFLDGKEAINIAYQRGAQEILFIAKPTKRVDMNLSLIEICTKDKVTILNDDSIMFLISKGEFEIDFNRYQDYTYISLFPVHQTVIDIKGLKYEVENLSLLPHSTRAFSNCFDNQKNGFIKTDKPIILIFNK, encoded by the coding sequence TTGAAAACAAAATTCTTGATTGTTGCTTGCCAAAATAATTTAAATTTTGATTATTATAAAGATTATTTTATTATTGGTGTTGAAAGAGGATGTTTAGATTTAATTGATAAAAATATAACAATTGATCTTGCTCTTGCAGATTTTGATCATGTAATTGCAGAAGAATTAGAGTTAATTAAATCAAAAGCAAAAGAAACAATTGTTTTAAATCCAGAAAAAGACTTTCTTGATGGCAAAGAAGCAATTAACATTGCATATCAAAGAGGAGCACAAGAAATTCTTTTTATAGCAAAACCTACAAAAAGAGTGGATATGAATTTAAGTTTAATTGAAATTTGTACAAAAGATAAAGTGACAATATTAAATGATGATTCAATTATGTTTTTAATTTCAAAAGGTGAATTTGAAATTGATTTTAATCGTTATCAAGATTACACATATATTTCATTATTTCCAGTTCATCAAACTGTTATTGATATCAAGGGTTTAAAATATGAAGTTGAAAATCTTTCTTTATTGCCTCATTCTACAAGAGCATTTTCAAATTGCTTTGATAATCAAAAAAATGGTTTTATTAAAACTGATAAACCAATAATTTTAATATTTAATAAATAA
- the rsmB gene encoding 16S rRNA (cytosine(967)-C(5))-methyltransferase RsmB, with the protein MLYRMNSRFKAWEIIYKVIVENQFSNKLLNNLAKQKAMSSSDIAFIFKLVYGTIQYKIYLEYVVNKIIDASKTNMKIQILLWMVLYQMKFLNQPDYSIVNESVEAAKLIDKNSSGFVNAISKQLLNQQLWIVDIKNKQNIFPLKNGFPFWLFQQIKNDYGIEIANQIVLSSNQDKRISFRVNETKISKQELYLKYKDDYQLEESKIASNCLIANKNIIASDLITQGLIYIQDETSILAVEQLNLKSNTNILDLCCAPGGKLSYMCAIVDKNTIIDANEINNSKEKIILENLNRLDLKNFNLYFGDGIKFNSQKKYDSIMLDAPCSGYGVLKRKPEIKLKKYSNEEVEQLLLTQEKLLDNAASLLNAEGSILYSTCTVNKKENQDQIQKFLTRHNTFRIIFEKQFFGFEGNNNGFYICKIKKF; encoded by the coding sequence ATGCTTTATAGAATGAATTCAAGATTTAAGGCGTGAGAAATTATTTATAAAGTAATTGTGGAAAATCAATTTTCAAATAAACTTTTAAATAATTTAGCAAAACAAAAAGCTATGTCATCATCTGACATAGCTTTTATTTTTAAATTAGTTTATGGAACAATTCAATACAAAATTTATTTAGAATATGTTGTGAATAAAATAATTGATGCATCAAAAACAAATATGAAAATTCAAATTCTTTTGTGAATGGTTTTATATCAAATGAAATTTTTAAATCAACCAGATTATAGTATTGTCAATGAAAGTGTAGAAGCTGCAAAGTTAATTGATAAAAATAGTAGTGGTTTTGTAAATGCAATTTCAAAACAATTATTAAATCAACAATTGTGAATTGTTGATATTAAAAATAAGCAAAATATTTTTCCTTTAAAAAATGGTTTTCCATTTTGATTATTTCAACAAATTAAAAATGATTATGGAATTGAAATTGCAAATCAAATTGTTCTCTCATCAAATCAAGATAAAAGAATTTCATTTAGAGTAAATGAAACTAAAATTTCAAAACAAGAATTATATTTGAAATATAAAGATGACTATCAATTAGAAGAATCCAAGATTGCTTCTAACTGTTTAATTGCAAATAAAAATATTATTGCAAGTGATTTAATAACTCAAGGATTAATTTATATTCAAGATGAAACTAGTATTTTAGCTGTTGAACAATTAAATTTAAAATCAAATACAAATATTTTAGATTTATGTTGTGCACCTGGAGGAAAACTTTCTTATATGTGTGCAATAGTGGACAAAAATACAATTATTGATGCAAATGAAATTAATAATTCAAAGGAAAAAATTATTTTAGAGAATCTAAATCGTTTAGATTTAAAAAATTTTAATTTATATTTTGGTGATGGAATAAAATTCAACTCACAAAAAAAATATGATTCAATAATGTTAGATGCTCCTTGCTCAGGTTATGGTGTTTTAAAAAGAAAACCAGAAATTAAATTAAAAAAATATTCAAATGAAGAAGTTGAACAATTGCTTTTAACACAAGAAAAATTATTAGATAATGCTGCAAGTTTACTAAATGCGGAGGGCTCAATTTTATATTCAACTTGTACAGTTAATAAAAAAGAAAATCAAGATCAAATTCAAAAATTTTTAACTCGTCATAATACTTTTAGAATTATATTTGAAAAACAATTTTTTGGTTTTGAAGGCAACAATAATGGATTTTATATTTGTAAAATAAAGAAATTTTAA
- a CDS encoding Asp23/Gls24 family envelope stress response protein, with product MLDQAAYDAINNAVVTVPGVISFANCSAKSEAEIKTSDITRAVEVLSTDVTSRVKVHIILINGVNIRDVVNEVQIRVKYELEKIEQFVRNYIVDIAVDDLEII from the coding sequence ATGTTAGATCAAGCTGCATATGATGCAATTAATAATGCTGTTGTTACAGTTCCAGGGGTTATTTCATTTGCTAACTGTTCTGCTAAGTCAGAAGCAGAGATTAAAACAAGTGATATAACAAGAGCTGTTGAAGTGTTGTCAACTGATGTTACTTCAAGGGTTAAAGTCCATATAATTTTAATCAATGGTGTTAATATTAGAGACGTTGTTAATGAGGTTCAAATACGTGTAAAGTATGAATTGGAAAAAATAGAACAATTCGTGCGAAATTATATAGTAGATATTGCTGTAGACGATTTAGAAATTATTTAA